The stretch of DNA TGCACCTTCTCGCGGATCGACTCCCAGTCGCCGAACGCACTGCCCAGATCGCTGCGGGTCTCGGTGAGTCGACCCTCGGAATCGATGGCCGTCGCCAAATCGATGCGGCCGAGCGACTCGCTGGCCTCGTCGGGCTCCTGCCACGGCCGCCCGACCGGATTGACGTCAGCGGCCAGGCCGGTGTCGGGGTCGGCCAACGCGTCGACGTGACCCCGCACCCGCGGGTCAATCCACGCCGCACCGGCTTGCACATACTTCGGTTGCGCGGTCAGCCGCTGCACCAAGTCGTAGCCCGCCTCGGCGGTGACGGCCGCGAGTTCGTCAAGGGCCGGCCATGGCCGCTCCGGATTGACGTGGTCCGGGGTCAACGGAGACACCCCGCCCCAGTCGTCGACACCAGCGCCGATCAGCGACAGGCACTCGGTGCGCGACACCAGGTTCGGCGGCGCCTGGATAACCATCTTGGGCCCCATCACCAATCGGGTGACCGCCACCGTCGCGACGAAGTCGTCGAAGCCGGCGTCGGGAACCGCGGCCATCGCGGTGTGATCCTTGGCCCGGAAGTTCTGCACGATCACTTCCTGAACGTGCCCAAATTCCTTGTGCAACTTACGAATCGCATGAATGGTCTCAGCGCGCTCGACAAGCGTCTCGCCGATGCCGACCAACAGCCCGGTGGTGAACGGAATCGACAACCGACCGGCATCCGCCAGCGTGCGCAGCCGCACCTCCGGATCCTTGTCGGGGCTGCCGTAATGCGCCAGCCCCTTGGTCTCGAACAGCCGCCGCGACGTGGTCTCCAGCATCATGCCCATCGACGGCGCGACGGGCTTGAGCCGTGACAGTTCCGACCACGACATCACGCCCGGGTTCAGATGCGGCAGCAGCCCGGTCTCCTCCAACACCCGGACCGCCATCGCGCGGACATAGTCCAGCGTCGAGTCATAGCCGCGCTCATCGAGCCATTGCCGCGCTTCGTCCCATCGCGCCTCAGGCCGGTCGCCGAGCGTGAACAACGCTTCCTTGCAACCCAATTCGGCACCCCGGCGGGCCACGTCCAGAATCTCGTCGGGCTCCATGAACATGCCCATACCGGCAGCGCGCAGCTTGCCAGGCACCGTCACAAAGGTGCAGTAGTGGCAGGTGTCGCGGCACAGATGCGTGACGGGGATGAACACCTTGCGCGAATAGCTGACCGGCAATCGCCCAGTGGCGCCGCGGCGGCCTGCGGCCTCCAGCCCCGCATCACGCACCCGCACCGCGCTTGCACACAGATCCGCCAGGTCCTCGCCGCGCGCGGTCATCGCGATCGCGGCCTCGTCAACATTGAGTGCGACACCGTCGCGAGCCCGCCGCAACACCCGCCGCAGAGCAGCAGCGCTTGGCGCGTCAGACTTCGGGGGGACCACCGGGCTGGGCAGATCGGCGTCGCGCTGGGAGTTCAGAGCCACTCCCGTGTAACCCCACGCTCGTCGCGAATCATCCGCATGTCTCACATTCTGAAACCACTGCGCCGAACATATCGGTCACAGTAGTCGCAGCCGAGCGCGGGTTGTGCGCCCCGCCCCTGACGCGTTGCTCAATGCCCCGCCATCGGTTTGACAGCGGCGTAAGTTCGCAGATGTCCAGTAGCTGCAGTAGTTGGAGGGGAAGCTGACATGGACATTTCACTTCGCACATGCCTGACGGCAAGCGTCGCGGCGATCACCGCAGCGGCCGTCGCCTTCGGCCCAGCCGTCCAGGAGCCGACGCCGCTCGCGTCGCGCCCACCGGTAGTTCAGGTTGCGACGCCGCCGGTCCAACTCACGGCAGCGGTGCAGCCGTTGGCCGTGGCCGATCTGCCGGGCCTGCTGGTCGACTGGCTGCAACGGATCGCGGTGCCGCCTAGTGCCGGCCAACCCTTCCCGACGCCGCAGTTCCCGCCAGTGGTTGCGCCGACGTCGATCGGCAGCAGCATCAAGTGGATCTACACCGCGGTCGAACCGTGGGCGCGATACGCCGCCGATCTGGCCGCCTACGCCGTCGGCTGGATTCCGTATGTCGGATGGCTGGCGCCGCAGATCACGATCTTCTACAACTTCGGCGAACGAATCGCACGCAGCATCACGTTCAACATCGCCGATTTTCTTGATGGGAAGATCAGTTTCGGCCAGGGCTTGGTCAACGTCGGTGTCGA from Mycobacterium sp. JS623 encodes:
- a CDS encoding bifunctional FO biosynthesis protein CofGH — protein: MALNSQRDADLPSPVVPPKSDAPSAAALRRVLRRARDGVALNVDEAAIAMTARGEDLADLCASAVRVRDAGLEAAGRRGATGRLPVSYSRKVFIPVTHLCRDTCHYCTFVTVPGKLRAAGMGMFMEPDEILDVARRGAELGCKEALFTLGDRPEARWDEARQWLDERGYDSTLDYVRAMAVRVLEETGLLPHLNPGVMSWSELSRLKPVAPSMGMMLETTSRRLFETKGLAHYGSPDKDPEVRLRTLADAGRLSIPFTTGLLVGIGETLVERAETIHAIRKLHKEFGHVQEVIVQNFRAKDHTAMAAVPDAGFDDFVATVAVTRLVMGPKMVIQAPPNLVSRTECLSLIGAGVDDWGGVSPLTPDHVNPERPWPALDELAAVTAEAGYDLVQRLTAQPKYVQAGAAWIDPRVRGHVDALADPDTGLAADVNPVGRPWQEPDEASESLGRIDLATAIDSEGRLTETRSDLGSAFGDWESIREKVHELAARAPERIDTDVLAALRSAERDPAGCSDDEYLALATADGPALDAVAALADSLRREVVGDDVTFVVNRNINFTNICYTGCRFCAFAQRKGDADAYSLSTAEVADRAWEAHVAGATEVCMQGGIDPELPVTGYADLVRAVKARVPSMHVHAFSPMEIANGVTKSGLSIREWLTSLHEAGLGSIPGTAAEILDDEVRWVLTKGKLPTSMWIEVVTTAHEVGLRSSSTMMYGHVDSPHHWVGHLNVLRGIQDQTGGFTEFVPLPFVHQSSPLYLAGGARPGPTHRDNRAVHALARIMLHGRISNIQTSWVKLGTERTQVMLQGGANDLGGTLMEETISRMAGSEFGSAKSVEELVDIAAGIGRPARQRSTTYAPLAA